Genomic segment of Thiohalospira halophila DSM 15071:
GCGGGATACATACGAATAAACGATCTAGAAGAATATCGTGCAAAAATCGTTTCGGCGGTGGTCGATACAGACCACGCTATGGCTGATCATATCCAAAAAAACTCGGAAGGCGGGTCGCCATGGCGTCGCAGACTCAATTGAGCGCTAACAACGCCGTCGACCTAGGTGGCCCAATACACTGCGCTCCTTGGTGCGCGGCTCACGGCGATTGTTGGGCGGACTAAAGGAGAGAGACTGTTATGATAGAGGTCTTCCAGTTTGTGTTTGATAGGCTTTCAGGGTCGAAATTGCCTTGGTTTGCAGAAATCTCAGTAGTTATTATTTTTTTTATGAGCACAGTAGCCATTTCAGCTTCTTCGTTCTATTCACGTCCAGTGCAACAGTTGTGGAGCGATGTAAAGCGCCTAGTTGCAACCGTAACTGCCAAAGCCAAGGAAGCTAACAAATCACCCTACGACCGGAAGACCAAAGACAATCGTGTTATGGCGTGGTTCATGATTGGATGGTTCTATCTTATGATGGTGGTAATGTTTGTTTATGGCCTTCAATTTTCCCTGATTTTCTCTGGAGTATTTGGTCCAGAGGAACTCCCCTTCTATAAGCGGGTTGTTTCACTCGGTGTAGCTGTCGGGTCCCGGGTGATTCCGTGGCTTTCGATGAAATAGATCGGGCCGCTCGGCGTACCAGCTTTTCATCGCCTGAATGGGCGGCTGGTGGTCCAGGGCCTTCTGCGGTAGGTGGTGATTGTACAGATGCACGTACCGCTTGAGCGTCTGCTCCAGACTGGCCCGGCTGTCGAAGTGGTGCGTCGCCAGGACCTCGCTAATGCGGCCGTTGAAACGCTCCACCATGCCGTTGGTCTGCGGCGTTTTCGGCCGGGTCAGCCGGTGCTCGATGCCCAGGGCCTCGCAGAGCTGGTCGAACTCGTGGTCACCGGAGGCGCCCTTGGCTCGCACCCCGAACAGCCGGTCGGTGAACTCCTTGCCGTTGTCGGTGAGCAGGGTCCGGATACGGACCGGGCAGGCCTTGTGCAGCTTGCGCAGGAAGCGCCGGGCCGTCGAGGCGCTCTTGTCAGCGCAGATGTCCACAAACACCCAGCGAGTGGCCCGGTCGATGGCGACAAACAGATACCGCCGCCGGTCCTCGTCAGCCATCTGCGGGAGGTACTTCACGTCGACATGCAGATAGCCCGGGTC
This window contains:
- a CDS encoding IS481 family transposase; the protein is MDIRLHKNATTTPARRAAIQASDKPVRELAREFGVSEDTIRRWRKRETTEDGSHTAHRLRTTLTPEQEAVVVALRRTLWLSLEDMLAVTREFLNENASRSAVHRLLKRHGISTMPTEAKPRRPSKPFQAYDPGYLHVDVKYLPQMADEDRRRYLFVAIDRATRWVFVDICADKSASTARRFLRKLHKACPVRIRTLLTDNGKEFTDRLFGVRAKGASGDHEFDQLCEALGIEHRLTRPKTPQTNGMVERFNGRISEVLATHHFDSRASLEQTLKRYVHLYNHHLPQKALDHQPPIQAMKSWYAERPDLFHRKPRNHPGPDSYTE